The window ACTctgaattataaaatgtatatttgatcTGCACTAATCTAAagtgtccactaggtggcagaatcgTATTTTTCCCAATAAGCCCAACACTGAAATTCCTTTATACcaggataaaaaataatttattgataagTTTTGTGACATTCTAAATATCccattacaatatattaaagctgctaaatgtatctttatttataCTGTGGCAACATTGTGAAATGATGTCCTGTACATCTTAAactttttaagatattttttccCATCTTGGTGTGCTTTAGCCACTTCCTACTCCCCCTCAAGTGTCTGCTACACCTCATTGTGACAATAGTATCATACCTTAGCAATGTGGGTGGGTTGTTGCTTTTAGTGCCCACCAGGGGGCATGTGACAAGATGACAACACCTAAGAAAAACTGAGTcagtgtgttgtcaccctataacagaaagtTGTTAAACATGGCAGGATCAACattgattttataaataaatgaatgaaagcaGAATTTGAATTGACAGCAAGTTGTATTTTGGTATTCCTGTTGTAatgattgaaaaatatttatggctgttttgttgttttcatgTGATACATTAAAGAGTGAAGAGTTTATCCAAAGTTAGagttatttttattctgcaataGATGGGGAAGGGGGAAGTGTAGGACAATTGTTAAGTTTCTATTGCTTTTGGTATTTTCCCTTCCTAGTGATCACACAGGAAGACTAAAAAGTAAAGAAGTGTGAGGTCACCTCACTAACCATAAATAAAAACCTATTCAGATTTGACCTATGGCCAAACTTAATATAGTTTTGTGCATGCTTTATTGGCACTCAGAATGTAACGGTTATCTAAAGATTGCAGCATTATTCAATGTATGAacaataaagattttatacaAAGTGTAGAGAACAATTGTGGATACAAAGTGTCCATTTCTCGTGGTTACATTTGCATATTAGCCGTGTTAACCGATCGGTGTCACCTTTATTGAGGTTGGTGGAGGTCCTCCTGACCCCATTGTTGGTCCTGGATTCCGAGTTGGATATcctttagagattttttttccccatgtcctcatattgaaagtgaaaaaaaagatttgttgaaTTCAAAATCAGTTCCTTTGGTTTTCAGAATAGTGGTTGGGTGGTGGCTTGAGTTGAGGTTTTGATTTTTGTGCCTTGTTCATATTGAATTGTCCATCTCCACGTACTCATACACCACCGTGTCCCCTCCGAAACTGGCCACGAACACAAACTCCCTCCCCTGCACGCGGACTGTGGTTAAAGCCCTGGATTCCAGAACCTTAAGTTCCTGCAAGGGCACCAAAGGCCCAGAAGACCCTTCCTTATCATTGGTCTCCTCCACCTCCCAATGTTTCCATTTTTCAAGCTGGTAAACCCAAGCGTAGCCAAAGTCATTGCCTAGGAAGGCGTGCCAACGCTGACCGAGAAGAAGAGGTTGGAAGACGTGGGATCCTCTAGACGGCAACTCCTGCAACTGCTTGAACATGGAGCCGTCCCACCGGACCAAAGCAGAGTCTCCCATATATCTCACCAGGCAAGCAAAAACGCCGTCCTCCGCGTCGGTGAAGTGTTTGACGGCGTAGACGTCCCAGGCTTCCGGAATATCCGTGAGACGTTCCAAGCGTTTGTTCTCGAAGCGATAGACTAGAGGCCGCTGGGAGCCGCTGCTCATAATCAGATGGGGGGAACCGGAGAGCATTAGGGGTTCGGCGTCTGTGTCACGGTACCAACGAGGTAACTGCTGCTCTGGATAGAAGCCCAAACCGTTCCATCGGTAAAGAGTGCTGGCACCGGACTTGGCACTGTCCGCGACGATGAAATAGAGGTCTCCTTCGGTGGATGTGAAGCTCTCGATGTCGTTGGGTTTGCGGATGTCTGGAAAGTGCTGGAAGGGGCGGAATGTTGATGGACTTCCGGGAGAGAGGTCTCGGCGGTAGACGTAAGTGCCACCGAATAACTGGGCTACAACGATGAATAACTGCTTGCCGATTACCAGAGGTAAGCAGGAGACCACCGCAACACCTACACAATAGATACAGAGACTTTAGATGGAACTATATCTTAGTGGACATTAAATTACAACAATCATTAACTCCAGAAGGTCCAAcaccatttaaagttttttttcattttggctttttttggtcAATATTGTCCTCATTTGCAAGATTTTCTGCAAGTGACCACAAATTTCTCGAAAAGTTTTTAGAAGTTATAGAGCTAAGAGCTTCTCAAAGTGTTACTTTTTGCTCTGGATGCCAGTGTCCGGTCACATTTTGCACCCATCGGGGACACATTATGGTAGTCATCCCTGCTCGTCCTATAATGATACCTATCATCTCCCGGTGTTGCATCCTTCATATCTTCTGATTGATGTGTTATACAGAACTGCAATTTTTTAGGCTATACGGATAACCCTTATGGCTTGTTGTACCCTACATCCAACCCTAGGGGACCCCAAATCCATTCTGAGCCCCTTGACTTTAAAAAGCACCCCATAAGAAAGAACAGATCGCCGTTTGGTCATATTTTTCAGCCTTTAACCCCATATCTAGAATCTGCC of the Pyxicephalus adspersus chromosome 11, UCB_Pads_2.0, whole genome shotgun sequence genome contains:
- the LOC140340528 gene encoding leucine-rich glioma-inactivated protein 1-like, with the protein product MGPSLRLALWTVLVFCLFPSSLSRRPKRPPRWRCPASCNCTMDNVLCDGSKDIPSTYSAEIISTSFLRCGFTRIPSDSFAPSQTMQILLFTSCSFDEIADNAFSKLKHLEYLFLENNTVKSISKNAFHGLRSLIHLSLANNHLEFLPSGLFHPLTAIKHIDLRGNPLHCDCRIKWLVEWVHGPGKNIALWPPLPCQETGKLKGRSLTALSEKDFSCLTGNIIQRWTYKHPSLSVKAFEYQSEQYVVITHPFEGRCTFLEWDHVAYEFRHFDSIKGVAVVSCLPLVIGKQLFIVVAQLFGGTYVYRRDLSPGSPSTFRPFQHFPDIRKPNDIESFTSTEGDLYFIVADSAKSGASTLYRWNGLGFYPEQQLPRWYRDTDAEPLMLSGSPHLIMSSGSQRPLVYRFENKRLERLTDIPEAWDVYAVKHFTDAEDGVFACLVRYMGDSALVRWDGSMFKQLQELPSRGSHVFQPLLLGQRWHAFLGNDFGYAWVYQLEKWKHWEVEETNDKEGSSGPLVPLQELKVLESRALTTVRVQGREFVFVASFGGDTVVYEYVEMDNSI